Proteins encoded in a region of the Paenibacillus sp. E222 genome:
- a CDS encoding aldo/keto reductase produces the protein MQTVTLNNGVKMPMIGFGVYQVPDAEACENAVYEALMAGYRLIDTASGYLNEEAVGRAIKRSGVPREELFITTKLWVQDASYESAKLAFTKSLSKLQLDYLDLYLIHQPFGDYYGAWRAMEELYSEGKIKAIGVSNFLPDRLMDLIVHNEIVPAVNQVETHPFYQQTESATFMKEQGVQHQSWAPFAEGLNNMFGNEVLTSIAVKHSKSVAQVVLRWLVQREIVVIPKSVNKERIVENFNIFDFELSTEDIEQISALDTRESLFLSYRDPEVAKMMGNWKIDL, from the coding sequence ATGCAAACCGTAACATTAAACAATGGTGTGAAAATGCCGATGATCGGCTTTGGTGTTTACCAAGTTCCAGATGCTGAAGCATGCGAGAATGCAGTATATGAAGCGCTGATGGCAGGTTATCGGTTGATTGACACTGCATCCGGTTATTTGAATGAGGAAGCGGTTGGACGTGCGATTAAGCGCAGTGGCGTGCCACGTGAGGAGCTGTTCATCACGACCAAACTCTGGGTTCAGGATGCCAGTTACGAGAGTGCTAAGCTGGCTTTCACCAAATCCTTGAGTAAGCTACAGTTAGATTATCTCGATTTATATCTAATTCACCAGCCGTTTGGCGATTACTACGGCGCTTGGCGTGCAATGGAAGAACTGTATAGTGAAGGTAAAATCAAGGCGATCGGTGTCAGTAACTTCCTGCCCGACCGTCTGATGGACCTTATCGTGCACAATGAAATTGTGCCAGCTGTTAACCAGGTCGAAACGCACCCGTTCTATCAGCAAACCGAGAGCGCTACCTTTATGAAAGAACAAGGAGTTCAACATCAGTCATGGGCTCCGTTCGCTGAAGGGCTTAATAACATGTTTGGCAACGAAGTGCTGACATCGATTGCCGTAAAACACAGTAAGTCTGTCGCACAGGTCGTGTTGCGTTGGCTTGTTCAGCGTGAAATCGTTGTAATTCCAAAATCAGTGAATAAAGAGCGGATCGTCGAAAATTTCAACATATTCGATTTTGAGTTGAGTACCGAAGATATTGAACAAATTTCGGCGCTGGATACACGGGAGAGTCTTTTCTTATCGTACCGCGATCCAGAAGTCGCCAAAATGATGGGTAACTGGAAAATTGATCTGTAA
- a CDS encoding DMT family transporter: MLFGLIAALCFGLSDFMVTQATRKVQTLPALLGIQFIASLLLGGYVLTQSPHIDQNSMVWIGIAGISVVNFVGTLLLYRAFEKGTLSIVSPIGSGFAVVTAILAFIGGERLPFNSIIGVMLLIIGVLTVTRSSKSVGQQVTLSGIPEAIIASICIGFYFWAIGYITPHLGVILPVLVTRIIQFFCAFVLLRVKRIQLPRIGLSTGLILVAAALLDTGALLSFNMGQSVDYTTSTTALTSLYSVVTILMAGLILKEKLTKSQWAGIAIILLGVIIVSI; this comes from the coding sequence ATGTTATTTGGCCTGATTGCAGCACTATGTTTTGGTTTATCGGACTTTATGGTTACCCAGGCCACCAGAAAGGTTCAAACTTTGCCTGCCCTGCTGGGGATTCAGTTCATTGCCTCACTCCTGCTGGGAGGGTATGTACTTACACAATCACCTCATATTGATCAAAACTCCATGGTATGGATTGGAATAGCAGGCATCAGTGTAGTCAACTTTGTAGGTACATTATTGTTATATCGAGCTTTTGAAAAGGGAACCTTGTCCATCGTTTCTCCCATCGGCTCTGGATTTGCTGTGGTGACTGCCATTCTCGCTTTTATTGGCGGTGAACGATTGCCTTTCAATTCAATTATCGGTGTCATGCTGCTGATCATTGGTGTGTTGACGGTAACGAGATCAAGCAAAAGCGTCGGACAACAAGTGACGTTGTCGGGCATACCAGAAGCCATTATCGCCTCAATCTGCATCGGTTTTTATTTTTGGGCGATCGGATACATTACTCCTCATCTGGGCGTGATTCTTCCTGTACTCGTCACACGGATCATACAATTTTTCTGTGCGTTTGTACTTCTACGGGTAAAAAGAATTCAACTCCCGCGCATAGGCCTGTCTACCGGTCTGATTCTGGTTGCAGCAGCCCTGCTGGATACAGGAGCTTTACTCTCTTTTAATATGGGACAATCCGTTGATTATACAACGAGCACAACAGCACTTACTTCATTATATAGTGTCGTTACCATACTTATGGCCGGCTTGATTTTAAAAGAAAAGCTGACGAAAAGCCAATGGGCGGGCATTGCTATTATTCTACTCGGGGTCATTATCGTAAGCATCTAG
- a CDS encoding CynX/NimT family MFS transporter encodes MRNRRTNSLGAPTMSIAPETVSPIPIHKDYVLNRWLCVTALFMASLNLRPVVASIAPVLESIQHDLGLSGAVSSLLVSIPVLCMGILAPFSVKLSERLGIERVITWSLMLIGGSTLLRLFIHSASLLFLTTLLSGIGIAMMGPLLSGFIKKHMADSAPSMIAIYSMALALGAALGSSLTSPLHWKLHSWQMSLSFWLIPVILALPLWFNVLKRQSLSPKADSSILLGKSLEIPWHKGKAWILAVQFGLLSLVFYSLLAWLPLMLIAAGASMLHAGIMVTLFALIQIPSGAVVQQLLKMHASRRSWLIVSSLMQAAGLLLIFCSTYLWFAVVICGLGSGMLFALLNLLPVEMTSSPEEAASWAAMIQCIGFLIGAAGPLLTGYLHDRMGHFNAGILAMVFISIAMGIISLSMVSRKNSKNKIR; translated from the coding sequence ATGAGAAACCGTAGAACCAACAGCCTTGGAGCACCCACGATGAGCATAGCGCCTGAGACGGTATCTCCCATACCAATCCACAAAGACTACGTATTGAATCGTTGGCTGTGCGTTACGGCACTTTTTATGGCATCGCTCAATTTGAGACCCGTCGTTGCATCCATTGCACCTGTTTTGGAAAGCATTCAACATGATCTTGGCCTAAGTGGTGCTGTATCCAGCTTGCTCGTTTCTATTCCGGTGTTATGTATGGGAATACTCGCTCCGTTCTCTGTAAAATTAAGTGAAAGGCTCGGTATTGAGCGAGTCATCACCTGGTCCTTGATGCTGATCGGAGGGAGCACGCTTTTACGCCTGTTTATCCATTCCGCTTCATTGTTATTTTTGACTACATTGTTATCCGGGATTGGTATTGCGATGATGGGACCTTTGTTATCCGGCTTTATTAAAAAGCATATGGCTGACAGTGCACCCTCCATGATTGCCATCTACTCCATGGCTTTAGCATTGGGGGCAGCACTTGGTTCAAGCCTTACTTCACCCTTGCATTGGAAGCTACATTCTTGGCAAATGTCACTGTCATTCTGGCTGATACCTGTCATTCTGGCTTTGCCATTATGGTTCAATGTGCTGAAACGACAGTCTTTGAGTCCTAAAGCTGATTCGTCAATTTTACTTGGGAAATCATTGGAAATACCTTGGCATAAGGGAAAAGCATGGATTCTAGCTGTACAATTCGGGTTGTTATCTCTCGTATTTTATTCCCTTCTAGCCTGGCTTCCCTTAATGCTCATTGCGGCAGGTGCATCTATGCTTCACGCTGGAATTATGGTGACCTTGTTCGCTTTGATACAAATTCCAAGTGGTGCTGTTGTACAGCAGCTTCTCAAAATGCATGCTTCAAGACGGAGCTGGCTCATCGTATCCTCCCTGATGCAAGCCGCTGGTCTGTTGCTTATCTTCTGTTCGACTTATCTATGGTTTGCTGTGGTAATCTGTGGTTTGGGATCAGGTATGCTGTTTGCACTGCTTAATTTGCTTCCGGTTGAAATGACCTCCTCCCCTGAAGAGGCGGCCTCTTGGGCAGCCATGATTCAGTGTATAGGATTTCTGATTGGAGCGGCCGGCCCTTTGTTAACGGGCTATCTACATGATCGTATGGGTCATTTTAATGCAGGAATATTGGCAATGGTATTCATTTCTATAGCTATGGGGATTATATCCTTATCTATGGTATCTAGAAAAAATTCAAAAAATAAGATTCGTTGA
- a CDS encoding D-isomer specific 2-hydroxyacid dehydrogenase family protein has protein sequence MMHHIEDCQVIIPEHIKVDHSLLSNAKKLKLIQTGAGFDNVDVPACTQLGIWVANAAGVNAQAVAEHVMALIFSYYKNIPFLDTFMKNKMDENQLDYTSSELKGKTIGIIGLGAIGKKVAAFCKVFDMNVLAYARTAIVQSDGFVKLTDFDTLVSTSDIVSVHVPLNQQTKQLINKTAFKKMKNTSLFINTARGGIVNERDLIDALKNRDISGACLDVFESEPLPIDSELRNLGNVILTPHTAGMPDGRNYHKTRYDFFIKNIKRVENGEEPESKLNQL, from the coding sequence ATGATGCATCATATTGAAGATTGCCAGGTAATCATTCCTGAACATATTAAAGTGGATCACAGCCTGCTTTCAAACGCCAAAAAATTAAAATTGATACAGACGGGTGCAGGATTTGATAATGTGGATGTCCCTGCCTGTACACAGCTCGGCATTTGGGTGGCCAATGCTGCAGGAGTGAATGCCCAGGCAGTGGCCGAACACGTAATGGCGTTGATATTTTCTTACTATAAAAACATACCTTTTCTTGATACTTTCATGAAAAACAAGATGGATGAAAATCAATTGGACTATACAAGCAGTGAATTAAAAGGCAAAACGATTGGGATTATTGGTTTGGGCGCTATCGGAAAAAAAGTAGCTGCGTTTTGCAAGGTTTTTGATATGAATGTGCTGGCGTATGCGAGAACTGCCATTGTACAATCGGACGGTTTTGTGAAATTGACGGATTTCGATACTCTTGTAAGCACATCGGACATAGTCAGTGTACATGTACCCTTGAATCAGCAAACCAAACAGCTGATCAACAAAACGGCATTCAAAAAAATGAAGAATACCTCTCTTTTTATCAATACAGCCCGCGGCGGCATTGTCAACGAAAGAGACTTGATTGATGCATTAAAAAACAGGGATATTTCAGGCGCATGCCTGGATGTTTTTGAATCTGAACCGCTTCCTATTGATAGTGAGCTCCGGAATCTGGGTAATGTGATACTTACTCCCCATACAGCAGGAATGCCTGATGGTCGGAATTATCATAAAACAAGATATGATTTCTTTATCAAGAATATAAAACGTGTAGAAAATGGTGAGGAGCCTGAAAGCAAGCTCAATCAGTTATGA
- a CDS encoding histidine kinase dimerization/phospho-acceptor domain-containing protein has protein sequence MNHRVPPMLLIELRGFSFQVNSMVEYLQEQMIKEREEEISKREWIEKITNELHKPLADIIGNVELLKSYQDKEEYVQILNEIYTAASQLRKLINDLFQYARLSSNDTRVT, from the coding sequence TTGAACCATCGAGTACCTCCAATGCTGCTCATTGAGTTAAGGGGGTTCTCGTTTCAGGTCAATTCCATGGTGGAGTATCTACAAGAGCAGATGATAAAGGAACGTGAGGAAGAGATCTCCAAAAGAGAATGGATCGAAAAAATAACCAATGAGTTGCACAAACCTCTGGCGGATATCATCGGAAACGTAGAGTTATTAAAATCATATCAAGACAAAGAAGAATATGTGCAGATTCTAAATGAAATCTATACTGCGGCATCCCAATTACGCAAGTTAATCAATGATTTATTTCAATATGCTCGATTATCTTCTAATGATACCCGTGTCACTTGA
- a CDS encoding class I SAM-dependent methyltransferase produces MNSNEPILFLKSFLQSPKHVGSIIPSSRFLANNMVNQASWLEAKAVAELGSGTGAITRYIQQKVQDSTKVLLFEMNETMRNNLHTAYPEYSCYPDAARLVESMNQEGVQQLDYIFSGLPFFNFEPELRNTLVEQICMALKPGGLFIAFQYSLQMKKILSEHFIIEKIELVPLNIPPAFVYVCRKKETI; encoded by the coding sequence ATGAATTCCAATGAACCCATTTTATTTCTGAAAAGCTTTCTTCAAAGTCCTAAACATGTTGGCAGCATCATACCCAGTTCGCGGTTTCTTGCCAACAATATGGTGAATCAAGCGTCTTGGCTAGAGGCAAAAGCAGTGGCCGAACTCGGATCGGGTACAGGTGCTATCACTCGTTATATTCAACAAAAGGTGCAGGACTCCACTAAAGTCCTATTGTTTGAGATGAACGAAACAATGAGAAATAATCTGCACACCGCATACCCTGAATACTCCTGTTATCCAGATGCCGCTCGATTAGTAGAATCCATGAATCAAGAGGGCGTTCAGCAACTGGATTACATTTTTAGCGGATTGCCCTTCTTCAACTTTGAGCCTGAATTAAGAAATACGTTGGTAGAACAGATCTGTATGGCACTCAAACCTGGAGGGTTATTCATCGCCTTTCAATATTCACTTCAAATGAAAAAAATATTATCCGAGCACTTTATCATCGAAAAAATAGAATTAGTGCCTTTGAATATCCCACCTGCGTTCGTTTATGTCTGTCGCAAAAAGGAAACAATTTAA
- a CDS encoding DinB family protein, whose product MNFHLNEAIEILERTPQTLERFLSGLSEGWLQSNEGEGTWNTHEVVEHFIEAEKHNWIPRVESILFEGENHLFPAFDRFSHLKNISKRTVEEALQEFGSIRMKNLSKLKEFLQSTSYLEKTGLHPEFGIVKLKELLSAWVVHDFTHMAQIVRVMAERYRTDVGPWSAYLGILKRN is encoded by the coding sequence ATTAATTTTCATTTAAATGAAGCTATTGAAATTTTGGAGCGCACGCCGCAAACTCTGGAACGTTTCTTATCTGGTCTGTCTGAAGGATGGCTGCAAAGCAATGAAGGTGAAGGAACCTGGAATACACACGAAGTGGTTGAACACTTCATTGAAGCAGAGAAGCATAACTGGATTCCGCGAGTGGAATCCATTTTATTCGAAGGGGAAAACCATCTGTTTCCTGCATTTGACCGCTTCTCCCACTTGAAGAACATTTCTAAAAGAACCGTTGAAGAGGCCCTGCAAGAGTTCGGCAGCATCAGAATGAAGAACCTCTCCAAGCTAAAGGAGTTCCTTCAATCAACTTCCTATCTTGAAAAGACTGGCCTACATCCGGAATTCGGCATCGTTAAGTTGAAGGAGCTGCTCTCTGCATGGGTCGTTCATGATTTTACGCATATGGCGCAAATTGTTAGGGTGATGGCAGAGAGATACAGAACTGATGTTGGACCTTGGAGTGCATATCTGGGCATTTTGAAAAGGAATTGA
- a CDS encoding response regulator transcription factor, which produces MNTVLVVDDEPDIRDVIHVYLRNEGYHVIEAANGEEALNIIKTTSVQLIILDVMMPIMDGIKACFKIREVSSTPIIMLSAKEEDIDKITGLTTGADDYMVKPFNPLELLARVKAQLRRQTLIGKAEFNSLILIKDLVIDTSKHSVKLKENDISLTPLEFSILVLLASHPGQVFSSEKIYETVWKEPYGYSDNTVMVHIRNLREKLEVNPREPQYIKTVWGVGYKID; this is translated from the coding sequence GTGAATACCGTTCTCGTGGTTGATGATGAACCCGATATCCGTGATGTCATTCATGTCTATTTACGTAACGAAGGATATCATGTCATTGAAGCAGCCAATGGTGAAGAAGCGCTAAATATTATTAAAACAACATCGGTCCAACTCATAATACTGGATGTCATGATGCCTATTATGGATGGAATCAAAGCCTGCTTCAAAATAAGAGAAGTATCATCCACTCCGATTATTATGTTATCCGCCAAGGAAGAAGACATAGATAAAATCACAGGCCTGACTACCGGGGCTGACGATTACATGGTCAAACCGTTTAATCCGCTAGAATTACTGGCTCGCGTTAAAGCTCAGTTACGACGTCAAACACTGATTGGCAAAGCTGAATTCAATTCACTTATCCTGATCAAGGACCTTGTCATTGATACAAGTAAACATTCCGTGAAGCTCAAAGAAAATGACATTTCGCTTACACCACTGGAGTTTTCTATTTTGGTGTTGCTTGCCAGCCATCCTGGACAAGTATTTAGCTCCGAGAAGATTTACGAAACCGTATGGAAAGAACCTTACGGGTATTCAGATAATACGGTGATGGTTCATATTCGTAACCTGCGAGAAAAGCTGGAAGTGAATCCACGAGAACCTCAGTATATTAAAACGGTATGGGGAGTGGGTTATAAAATTGATTAA
- a CDS encoding PLP-dependent aminotransferase family protein produces the protein MQPGRNETKTRQVYSFIRDRIMQGSYQAGTSLPSTRELAKELGVSRALIVEVYEQLTAEGFLEGKQGSGTFVRDIGTSRPLHIQPEELVARNENVSPAAENHLPSIDFRPSFPALEHVPFQKWKRAAMDVYHDLPPSMLGYQEDMAGDIELRQAICEHLLHIKGLHCLPSQIIVTAGATQAFSILSKLLLRPGETVAIEDPTATFIYNLFAETNSRIIPVPVDDNGLCVEQLPTDVKPRCIFVTPSHQFPFGSILSISRRLQLLDYARSSGAYIIEDDYDSEFRYGGMPVHALRELDAERVIYVGTFSKNMFPALRLGYIVAPQELVDPIVQLKRTNDMQCPALSQLTLARFMNEGHLKRHILRMKRIYNKRRTHLITALTETFGEKVHISGDAAGLHLIATWPGRNADLLTAMELEEHRIKIYPAERYTIRKDQYNESLIMGFGNVNEAQITEGVQTLAQFI, from the coding sequence ATGCAACCCGGACGAAACGAAACGAAAACCAGACAGGTATACTCGTTTATTAGAGACCGAATTATGCAAGGCAGTTACCAGGCAGGAACTTCCCTTCCCTCCACTCGGGAGCTTGCCAAAGAACTTGGGGTCTCACGTGCCCTTATTGTCGAGGTATACGAGCAGTTAACAGCTGAAGGATTTCTGGAAGGCAAACAAGGTTCGGGAACCTTTGTAAGAGATATAGGGACAAGCAGACCACTACATATACAGCCTGAAGAACTTGTTGCCAGGAATGAGAATGTCTCCCCTGCAGCTGAGAATCACTTACCATCTATCGATTTTCGTCCCAGCTTTCCTGCTCTTGAGCATGTTCCTTTTCAGAAATGGAAAAGAGCTGCAATGGATGTGTATCATGACCTTCCCCCTTCTATGCTGGGGTACCAGGAGGATATGGCTGGCGACATTGAGCTTCGGCAAGCCATTTGTGAGCATCTTCTCCATATCAAAGGCCTTCACTGTCTACCTTCGCAAATTATCGTCACGGCTGGTGCAACCCAGGCTTTTTCGATACTCAGCAAGCTTTTATTAAGGCCTGGTGAAACTGTTGCAATAGAGGACCCCACGGCAACATTTATTTATAACCTTTTCGCTGAAACGAACTCCCGAATTATACCTGTGCCCGTCGATGACAATGGTCTGTGTGTAGAGCAGCTGCCAACCGATGTGAAGCCCAGATGTATCTTTGTGACACCTTCTCATCAATTTCCGTTCGGGAGTATTCTGTCGATCAGCAGACGCCTCCAATTACTTGACTATGCTCGAAGCTCAGGGGCTTACATTATAGAGGATGATTATGATAGTGAGTTTCGTTATGGCGGGATGCCTGTTCATGCCTTGCGTGAGCTTGATGCAGAGCGGGTAATCTACGTAGGGACGTTTAGTAAAAATATGTTCCCTGCACTAAGGCTTGGTTATATTGTAGCTCCGCAAGAGCTGGTAGACCCGATCGTGCAGCTAAAACGTACGAATGATATGCAATGTCCTGCCTTATCGCAATTAACTTTAGCCCGCTTTATGAACGAAGGGCATCTGAAACGTCATATTTTGCGGATGAAACGAATCTATAATAAACGAAGAACTCACCTGATTACGGCGTTAACGGAGACGTTTGGAGAAAAGGTACACATATCGGGTGATGCTGCGGGGTTGCATCTTATTGCAACTTGGCCAGGCCGAAACGCTGATCTTCTGACTGCAATGGAGCTTGAGGAGCATCGTATCAAAATCTACCCTGCCGAGCGATATACCATTCGCAAAGATCAGTACAACGAGAGTCTTATCATGGGGTTTGGCAATGTAAACGAGGCACAGATTACCGAAGGGGTTCAAACTCTTGCGCAATTTATATAA
- a CDS encoding MerR family transcriptional regulator, producing the protein MHTVKEAAQITGLTEHAIRFYTDKGLVPSVQRNQNNIRMFDEESINWLHGIKCLKQSGMPIEIIKIYVDFCLEGDSTIPQRYTLMMEHREAALAKFEEAKQHLAHLEEKTALYQAIMENRSLDTTNPANWDRIKHMHGDVFYASSAGEV; encoded by the coding sequence ATGCACACCGTCAAAGAAGCCGCGCAGATAACAGGACTTACCGAGCATGCTATTCGCTTTTATACAGATAAAGGCTTGGTGCCAAGTGTACAGCGCAATCAGAATAATATTCGAATGTTTGACGAAGAATCAATCAACTGGTTACATGGGATTAAATGTCTCAAACAATCCGGGATGCCGATCGAAATCATTAAGATATATGTTGATTTCTGTCTCGAAGGAGATTCAACGATTCCACAACGTTACACACTTATGATGGAGCATAGGGAAGCAGCTCTTGCCAAGTTTGAAGAAGCCAAACAGCACTTAGCTCATTTGGAAGAAAAAACTGCTCTATATCAAGCAATAATGGAGAACCGATCCCTAGACACAACCAATCCCGCAAACTGGGATAGAATTAAACACATGCATGGAGACGTATTTTATGCTTCCTCTGCTGGTGAGGTCTAA
- a CDS encoding DedA family protein — protein sequence MISNTILELLHQYGYLIFYFAFSLGPFGIPIPNEITIISGAILSHTGVIHSWITYFCILSGLLTAITFAYFAGKLFGTKIKHRFQHHKHFVKAELILNKRGNWAMCLGLFIPIVRYVLPLLIGMSGVQYRKFALISYSSALLWTITYFTAGIYFGVPILSTLQLFHF from the coding sequence ATGATCAGTAATACGATCTTAGAGCTACTTCACCAGTATGGATATCTGATTTTTTATTTTGCCTTCTCATTAGGGCCTTTCGGCATTCCAATTCCGAATGAAATCACGATTATCAGTGGTGCCATTTTAAGCCACACGGGAGTTATCCATTCGTGGATCACATACTTCTGTATTTTATCAGGACTGTTAACGGCCATTACCTTTGCTTATTTTGCAGGGAAGTTATTCGGAACCAAGATAAAACACAGATTTCAACATCATAAACACTTCGTCAAGGCTGAACTGATTCTAAATAAACGCGGCAATTGGGCGATGTGCCTCGGTTTATTCATTCCAATCGTGCGATATGTTCTCCCTTTGCTTATTGGAATGAGCGGCGTGCAGTATCGGAAATTTGCCCTCATCTCATATTCCAGTGCTTTGCTATGGACCATAACGTATTTTACAGCGGGCATCTACTTTGGCGTTCCCATTCTATCCACGCTTCAATTATTCCATTTCTAA
- a CDS encoding cell wall metabolism sensor histidine kinase WalK, protein MIKRSNASHRTRKKKIQVNILIRIILSTIAAAGFNNMLIYLSIDVFKAWEQAWFRNSLPYVIAPIFILTFILTFLFLTRRMVKDIIHLEQGLQFISEGNLDYRVPVNRQDELGRVASNINHMTEQLQMQIIKERELEKSKMDMITGISHDLRTPLTSIIGYIELLRTESFQDKAEYDRFIQNTYNKATHLKKLLDDLFEYTRLTSVDTQLDLKKVDLYQLLDQLLFEFEPLAQENGIHIEKEIGNAPIMACVDSDKIARAIDNLLMNALKYSFKPGEIHIRMSMHHEHITIEVENKSAPLTMEQKDKLFDRFYKVDYSRSSEGIQTGSGLGLSIAKNIAELHQGTLTLQHTHNVFTFQLNLPSNVK, encoded by the coding sequence TTGATTAAACGATCTAACGCTTCTCATCGAACTCGAAAGAAGAAAATTCAGGTTAACATTTTGATCCGAATCATTTTGAGTACCATTGCTGCAGCTGGCTTCAATAATATGCTCATTTACCTATCTATAGATGTTTTCAAAGCCTGGGAGCAAGCCTGGTTCCGCAATTCGCTTCCGTATGTTATTGCTCCAATTTTCATATTAACTTTTATCTTAACCTTTCTATTTTTAACACGTCGAATGGTTAAAGATATCATTCACTTGGAGCAAGGGCTTCAATTCATTTCGGAGGGCAATCTGGACTACCGTGTACCCGTCAATCGACAAGATGAACTTGGACGTGTCGCTTCCAATATCAATCATATGACTGAACAGTTGCAGATGCAGATCATTAAGGAGCGTGAGCTGGAGAAATCCAAGATGGACATGATTACGGGTATCTCTCATGACCTGCGCACACCGCTTACCAGTATCATCGGCTATATTGAGCTTCTTAGAACAGAATCATTTCAAGACAAAGCAGAGTATGACCGCTTCATTCAGAACACCTATAACAAAGCAACGCATCTAAAGAAGCTGCTCGATGATCTATTTGAATACACGCGTCTAACCTCAGTAGATACCCAATTGGATTTAAAAAAGGTTGACCTATATCAGCTATTAGACCAGTTGTTGTTTGAATTTGAACCTTTAGCTCAGGAGAATGGTATCCATATCGAGAAAGAGATCGGCAATGCCCCCATTATGGCCTGCGTGGATAGTGATAAGATTGCTCGGGCTATCGATAATCTTCTCATGAACGCTCTGAAGTATTCCTTTAAACCTGGTGAGATTCACATTCGAATGAGTATGCACCATGAGCACATTACCATTGAAGTCGAAAATAAAAGTGCGCCGCTCACAATGGAGCAAAAAGACAAACTGTTTGATCGTTTTTATAAGGTGGATTATTCAAGAAGCAGCGAAGGCATTCAAACGGGTTCAGGTCTGGGTCTTTCGATAGCAAAAAATATTGCGGAGCTACATCAAGGTACCTTGACGCTTCAACATACGCATAACGTATTTACGTTCCAGTTAAACTTGCCTTCCAACGTCAAGTGA
- a CDS encoding NUDIX hydrolase has translation MDRVHTVYSLITNPNDSHLLMVQNIVSEAWSLPGGKVEPYETLEVAAIREVCEETGLHVQLKGVVAINEYQKRDGSEHGICVTFKACIVSGAESISRPDEIRQIAWIRLEEADALMPFYEESLQEIVRKNVQVSYFDEGII, from the coding sequence ATGGACAGAGTGCATACCGTTTATTCATTGATCACCAATCCGAACGATTCACATCTATTAATGGTTCAAAACATAGTCTCAGAGGCGTGGTCTCTTCCGGGAGGTAAAGTTGAACCTTATGAAACGTTAGAAGTCGCTGCTATTCGTGAAGTATGCGAGGAAACCGGCTTACATGTACAGCTCAAAGGAGTAGTAGCTATTAATGAGTATCAAAAGAGAGATGGTTCAGAACACGGGATATGTGTAACCTTCAAGGCATGTATTGTGAGCGGAGCAGAGAGCATTTCAAGACCAGATGAGATCAGACAAATAGCCTGGATTCGTCTTGAAGAAGCGGATGCGCTAATGCCATTTTATGAGGAAAGTCTACAAGAAATCGTCAGGAAAAATGTGCAGGTATCCTATTTCGATGAAGGAATCATCTGA
- a CDS encoding phosphatase PAP2 family protein — protein MKLSNHSYTKSAWLSLIWLSAVPILNIFYGVLNRPGDHVNSLATSLDHMIPFVPSFIILYVLWYPFITGALIALAFKDKRTYFQTLIALCSGLVISYIFFALFQTAIDRPDIRNEKGFIYTMVSYIYSQDQPYNCFPSIHVLTSYLILRGTRVFRRAIWAMTSTLSILIMVSTVLVKQHVAADIAGGILVGELCFRLAGIARISISSHKME, from the coding sequence TTGAAGCTTTCTAATCATTCATACACTAAATCAGCATGGCTTTCACTGATTTGGCTTTCAGCAGTTCCAATATTAAATATTTTCTACGGTGTATTAAATCGGCCTGGTGATCATGTCAATAGTCTTGCAACAAGTCTGGACCACATGATCCCTTTTGTCCCATCCTTTATCATCCTATATGTATTATGGTACCCGTTCATTACAGGTGCATTAATAGCACTTGCATTCAAGGACAAGAGAACCTACTTTCAAACGTTAATCGCACTTTGCAGCGGTCTGGTGATCTCGTACATTTTCTTCGCTCTGTTCCAGACAGCGATTGATCGGCCGGATATACGGAATGAAAAAGGCTTTATCTACACTATGGTCAGTTACATCTACAGTCAAGATCAACCATACAACTGTTTTCCAAGTATTCATGTGCTCACCAGTTACCTGATTCTTAGAGGAACGCGTGTATTTAGACGAGCCATATGGGCGATGACTTCCACCCTTTCCATTCTTATTATGGTATCAACCGTGCTCGTGAAACAACATGTAGCGGCAGATATTGCGGGTGGTATTCTGGTCGGAGAGCTTTGTTTCCGGTTGGCGGGCATTGCCCGCATTTCGATCTCATCTCATAAAATGGAGTGA